ACAGCATTGTTAATACTGAACAATAAATTCAATTTAACGCGATTTATTACGAATTTATTTAAAAGAAAAGAACCTAACCACTTATCAAATTTCTCAAAATGGATCAAAGTATGCGACGAAATTCTCAGCAGTATATATCCACCTCTTAGCTCTTCATTTGAAATTACTGAGGATGAACTAGAAAGAGACTCTAAACTAGATTTTTCAACATTCAAAAACTGGCAGTTGGTTTGTGAAGAAATATTAGATACGGAGCATAGCCATATTTATTACCAGAAATGTTACAATGAATTGTTAATTCGAGGGAAATCTGAAGATGAAATATTCAAAATGAGGAAATTTGCATGGCTGACTGCTGGTTGGCTAAATTACGAACAAATGTTTTGGGAATGGATTGAGCTAGATGAAAAAGATATCAAAATGGCCATTGAATTCCAATATAGTTCATCAATAATTAATTTAAACAAGAGAAATGAATTACTAGATTTTTTAGAGTTACACAAATGACATCATTATCCCTTGGCGTCTACGAACTTTGGCAAGATTATACAATAGAAGCGGCACGACTTCATATAACAGCGACTAACCGCTTCACTTCGGGACTTACGCCCTCGTTCGGTCTGCGACACATAGGCTTTTGTCACTCCTCTTGCTTGCGCAAGCGTCGTGCCAATCCCTAACGTCCCGTTACCGGGACTCAGGGCCAGCCTACGTCGGTTAGTCTAGTTCGTTATGCGTAATTGCTTAAATTAATACTTAATTATTAAAATATAAGAAAAAATCCAAATGAAACAAATCACTTTTAATGTATATTTACAATTCAAAGAAGAATTTGCCACTTATAAAGAAATACAGTTTATAAAAGAAAATAATGACTATTTTCATCAATTTAATGCAGATCAGTTAAAAAGCATTCTTTATCCATACAAACCAGTAATTCTGGTAAACAGATTCGAAGAAGACAAATGCAGAAAGTTAATCCAAAATAACTCCCAATTAATAATAATCCTCGATGACAGAAGTCCAACTTTAAAAAATAATCGTGTTATTACTGATGACTTAATAGCTAAAGATACTTTTAACAACTATCTCATTGAAATGTCTAAATCTCTGAATGACGATTTCTATACAATTGTTCAAATTAATGACATGAATAATTTCTGCATTTGCTATTTTCGTAATAACAAATATTTGATATCTTCTGATGATTCAGATCAAATATTTGGAAACGGACCTTTAATTCTAAATAAATATTCTGGAAAAATCTATAAAACTGGCTCAGCAAATCCAGAAAAAGATATAAAAGAATTTGAAAAACTTTATTTCCCTCATTAGTAATTACAAACAACGCAACTACGCATAACAGCGTCTACTCACTTCGCTTCGGCACTGCGGCCTCGCTCGGGCTACGCCACATTTCCCTTCTGGCATTCGCCTTGCTTACGCAAGCTACATGCCAGTCCCTAACGTCCCGGACGGGACTCAGGGTCGGGAAACGTCGAGTAGACTAGTTCGTTAACCGCAATTTTTGAAAAATTTATTAAATACAAAAAAAGAGAATTAAAATATATTCTGAATCGATAAATCATCTATGCAAAAATATTTAATATTTATAGTTTTAATTTATACCACAAATGTTTTCGCAACTGATATTCCAAGTTGTCCTATAGATTATGAAATCAAAATGAAGGAAGTTGACGGAGTTTCAATACCGACTTTGATCTACGAAAATGAAACAATAGAATTAAAATTCCAAAAGGTTGGCTACTATAATGAAGGAATTGCAAATGTTCAGATAAATAATAGATGGGGATATATTGACGAATCAGGAATATTTATTATCCCACCGCAATTCGAAAATGCAGGAATTTTCGGGAGAAATGAAGCAATTGTAACGATTAATAGCCAAATTAAACGAATAAATAAAAAAGGTGAATTTTTACCTTTACCAAACCTAAACATTACAAATTTAAACAAAGTATACGATGGCCTGGCACAGATTCAAATTGATAATAATAAATGGGGTTATATTAATCATCTTGGCGAAATCTTAATTGAACCAAAATTTGAAGAAGCTGAAAGTTTTAGAAATGATTTAGCTGCCGTAAAATTCCAAGGAAAGTGGGGATTTATAGATCAAAAAGGGAATTTTCAAATAGCGCCTCAATTTGATAATGTTAGCAGTTTTTTTAACGATATAATTGCCGTAGAATATAAAGGTTTATGGGGATATATTGATAAAAAGGGCAAATTCATAATCCAACCAAAATTTCAACATGCCTTGAATTTTTCGAACGATCTAGCCGCTGTATTAGTAAACGAAAAATGGGGTTATATAGATGTAAAGGGCGAATTTACTATAGAACCTCAATATCGTAAAGCAATGAGTTTTGAAAATGGATATGCTAGAGTTATTACAGATAAGGGAATTACAATCATTGATACTATTGGAAATATTGTGAACAAACCAAACCTCAATTTTGAATTATTTAGCTGGGAGGGCTTATCTACTGTACGAATAAATAAAAAATTTGGTTATGTTGACGTAAAAGGTAATATTGTAATTGAACCCAAATTTGAGGAGGCAGGACATTTTTTACAAGGAAGAGCTCGGGTTAAAATAAACAACAAAAAAGGACTCATTAACAAATCAGGTCTATTTATTATTAACCCTCAATTTGATGGAATTGAAAGTTTTTTAAATAATTATGCACAAGTCAAAATCGATAAACATTGGGGATTCGTAAAATTTCCAAAATGTGATTAAACATAAACTTAAAGAAGAAATCATCTATCAAAAACTGCGGTTAACAGCAACTAACCGCTTCGCTTCGGGACTTACGCCCTCGCTCGGTCTGCGACACATAGGCTTTTGGCACTCCTCTTGCCTTCGCAAGCGTCGTGCCAATCCCTAACGTCCCATTCTGGGACTCAGGGCCAGCCTACGTCGGTTAGTCTAGTTCGTTATACGACATTTTTAAAAATTTAAAAAAATATTATGATCAAAAAAATAACTATAATTATCGTCGGATTATTGACTCAATTTTGCTTAAATCAAAAATCTTCTCTTTTAAATCAAAATTTCAAACCTCCAAATTCTAATCAGAAAGAATTAAATATTTATATCAGAAATGTTGAATTAATAAATGAAATTGGAGATTATAAAAATATCCAGGAAGAGACATTGAAAACAAATATGAAAATCCTTCTTGAAAATACGGGCATCTTTAAATCTGTAAATTATTACTCGGAATATCCTATCTCCAAGAATTCAATCTTATTAGATTTCAAATTTATCAAATATGAAAATACTTTAAAACTGGATCCATTATATATTCCGCTTTCTATTGCAACATTTACTTTATATATCTGGCTCGGAGGATCCATCGTTAACTTCGAATCCAAAATACAGTTAGAAGTTAAATCTTTTGATCAGAATAAACAAATAATTAAATCCCAATTATTTGAAGAAGAAAATTATATCAGAGATTATATATACGAACCTTGGAGAT
This portion of the Leptospira noumeaensis genome encodes:
- a CDS encoding WG repeat-containing protein — protein: MQKYLIFIVLIYTTNVFATDIPSCPIDYEIKMKEVDGVSIPTLIYENETIELKFQKVGYYNEGIANVQINNRWGYIDESGIFIIPPQFENAGIFGRNEAIVTINSQIKRINKKGEFLPLPNLNITNLNKVYDGLAQIQIDNNKWGYINHLGEILIEPKFEEAESFRNDLAAVKFQGKWGFIDQKGNFQIAPQFDNVSSFFNDIIAVEYKGLWGYIDKKGKFIIQPKFQHALNFSNDLAAVLVNEKWGYIDVKGEFTIEPQYRKAMSFENGYARVITDKGITIIDTIGNIVNKPNLNFELFSWEGLSTVRINKKFGYVDVKGNIVIEPKFEEAGHFLQGRARVKINNKKGLINKSGLFIINPQFDGIESFLNNYAQVKIDKHWGFVKFPKCD